The genomic window CCTGGACGAGAACACGCGGGCGACCACCTTCTACACGACCGGCACTACCGGCATGCCGAAGGGGGTCTACTTCAGTCACCGGCAGCTCGTGCTGCACACCTTCGGGCTGCTCGCGACGCTGGGATCGATCACCGCGCACGGCGGGCTGCACCGTGACGACGTCTACATGCCGATCACCCCGATGTTCCACGTGCATGCCTGGGGACTTCCTTACGTCGCCACCATGCTCGGACTGAAACAGGTCTACCCCGGCCGCTATCTCCCGGAGACCCTGCTCGAGTTGAAGGAGAAGGAAGGTGTCACCTTCTCGCACTGCGTCCCGACCATCCTGCACATGATGCTGAAGCACCCGCATGCGGAGAGGATGGATCTCAGGGGATGGAAGCTCATCATCGGGGGGGCCGCCATGTCGCGCAACCTCTGCGTCGAGGCGCTCAAAGCGGGGATCGACGTCTTTACCGGCTACGGCATGTCGGAGACCTGCCCAATCCTCACCATCTCGCAGCTCACGCCGGCCATGCTGGAGCTCTCGCACCCGGAACAGGCGGATATCCGGTGCAAGACCGGGCTCACCCTGCCGCTGGTCGACCTGCGCGTCGTGGACAACGACCTGAAGGAGCTTCCCCGCGACGGCGTGAGCGCCGGCAACGTGGTGGTCCGCTCGCCGTGGCTCAGCCAGGGGTATCTGAAGGATCACAAGGCCTCCGAGCGCCTCTGGACCGGCGGATACCTCCACACCGGCGACGTGGCGGTGCGCGACGAGCTCGGATACCTGCGCATCACCGACCGGAGCAAGGACGTCATCAAGGTGGCCGGTGAATGGGTCTCTTCGCTGGAACTCGAGGATATCATCACGCATCACCCGCTGGTGGCCGAGGTGGCTGTCATCGGTAAGGCGGACGAGAAGTGGGGCGAGCGCCCCCTGGCCCTGGTCGTCCCGAAGCCTTCCACCAACTTGACCGAGAAGGATATCGCTCATCACGTCCGGGCGTATGCCGACAAGGGGGTGGTGAGCAAGCAGGTGGTGCTCGTCAAGGTGAAGTTAGTCGAATCGATCGACAAGACGAGTGTCGGGAAGATCAACAAGGTTGCGCTCAGGGAGAAGTACCTCTCCTGATCGGCCGCTTTTGAGGTGATGATGGCTAAGACGCCACAGAAAAAGAGGGTAGTGGAGATGAACCCGCTGGAGATCGAGATCGCCATCGCTTCGCTGCACTCCACCGGGGATTACCAAGTGCTGCGCCGCCTGAATCTGGCGCGCGACGCAAGGCTCGGGCGCCCGGGGCCGGAGCACGCGCGTGTGGCCCTTTGCCTCGATACGGAGACCACCGGGCTAGATTTTCGGCGAGACAGGATCATCGAGCTTGGTGTGGTCGCCTTCGAGTACGATGCCGAGACCGGCGAGATCTACCGCATCACGGACCGTTACTCCGGCTTCGAGGACCCCGGCTTCCCCATTCCCCCGGAGGTGCAGGAGATCACCGGGATCTCGGACGATATGGTGCGCGGTCAGGCGTTCGACGATGCGTTCATGAACGCCCTTGCCGCCAAGGCCGACCTGGTCATCGCACACAACGCCGCCTTTGACCGGAAGTTCGTCGAGTCGCGTTACCCCGCCTATGCTAAACTCCCCTGGGCCTGCACCGTGTCGCAGATCGACTGGGGTTCTGAGCGGCTTTCCTCGCGCACCCTCGAGTTTCTGCTCTTCAAGACCGGTTCGCTCACCATCAACGCGCACCGCGCGCTCGACGACGCCGAGGGGGTGCTTGGGCTCCTTCTCGAGCGGCTCCCGGTGACCGGCGCTTCCATTTTCATGACCCTTTTGAAGCGGGCCCACGAGATCACCTCGCGCATCTTCGCCGTCTCCGCCCCCTTCGACAAGAAGGACGTCTTAAAGGAACGCGGCTATCGCTGGAGCGACGGCTCGCAGGGTGGGAACAAAGCGTGGTGGCGCGACGTTCCCGCTGACGAGGAGCACGAGGAGCTAGCCTACCTCGCCCGGGAGATCTATCCCCGCGGGAACACGAGCGCCGTGCAGGTCGTACGCTGTGACGCCCTAGCACGCTTCTCCATCCGCGAGTAGCGGCGAAGTCCCGGGGGATAGAGGGAAGGGGAGAGCTAAGGGGCACAGTGCGTCCACGCAGCGCTGCATGAGCGCAAGGTTCCCCCCTTTGCGAAGGGGGGACAGGGGGGATTTGCCTTGGTTAGGCCAAGCAACGGGATAGCGGCATCTTCCCCGAAAAACATCCGGAGGTGTGATACATGAGCTTCGACAAAGCCGACATCCTCATCGTCGGGGCGGGCATCATCGGCCTCACCATAGCACGTGAGCTGGTGCGGACCGGCCACGGTGACATCGTCATCATTGAGAAGGAAGCGGAACTCGGAGTGCACGCCTCGGGACGCAACAGCGGCGTGCTGCACGCGGGGATCTACTACTCGCCGGACAGCATGAAGGCGAAGTCCTGTCTGAACGGCAACTTCCTTATGCGGGCGTACTGCAAGGAGAAGGGGCTCCCCCTGCTGGAAAACGGCAAGGTCATCGTCACCCGCACCCCCGCCGAACTCCCCGTCCTGGACGAGCTCTTCCGCCGCGCCACCGCTAACGGCGCCAAGGTCGAGATGATTGACGAACGGCAGCTGGCTGCCATCGAGCCCAACGCACGCACCGTGGAGCGCGCCCTGTTTTCCCACTACACCGCCGTGGTCGATCCGAAGGCGGTGCTGAAGAGCCTCAGAAAAGACCTGGAGGAGAGCGGCCGGGTCACCTTCGTGATGGGGTGCCGCCTGACCGGGATCAAGGGTAGCGGTATCGCGGTGACGAGCCGTGGGGAGATCCGTTTCAACCGTTTCGTGAACGCCGCGGGGGCCTTCTGCGACAAGGTGGCTGATTTCTTTGGGGTGGGGCAGCAGTACCGTCTCATCCCCTTCAAAGGGGTGTACCGCCTGCTTAAAAAGGACGCTCCCTACACGGTCAACTCAAGCATCTACCCGGTGCCGGATATCCGTAATCCCTTCCTCGGCGTCCATTTCACCCGCAGCGTCCACGGCGACGTCTATCTCGGTCCCACCGCCATCCCCGCTTTCGGTAGGGAGAACTACGGCATCCTTGCCGGGATCGACTCCGAAGCGATCTCCATCGCCTGGGAAGACCTCATCCTCTTCATGACCAACAAGCCGTTTCGCAACGTGGCGCTTAGCGAACCTGCCAAGTACCTCCCATCGGTCTTCTTCAAGGACGCCGCGCGGCTCGTGAAGGAGCTCAAGCCTGAAGACGTGGTGCCCGCCTCCAAGGTGGGGATCAGACCGCAACTGGTGGATTGGGAGAAAAAGGAGCTGGTGATGGACTTCCTGGTGGTCGCCGAAGGGGAGGGGGTGCACGTGCTGAACCCCATCTCGCCCGCCTTCACCTCGTCCATGGATCTGGCGCAAGGGATCGTGACGCAATATTTCTAGAGAGCGTTCTACGCTCTATGTTCTGAGTTCTACGTTACGGATAGCAAAAAAGAGAAACCGCCGGGGCCTTTGGGCCTTCGGCGGTTTCGTTTTTTAGGCGCCCTTCCTTTACTTCAAGCGGACTGCGACTTGAGACGCTTGTTGAGAGTCTGGCGCGCAACGCCTAGAATGTTCGCCGCCATCCCCTGGTTCCCCTTCGCCATCCGCATTGCCTCGGCGATCATCTGCTCCTCAACCTCTGCTATGGTCGGGAAACGGCCGAAAACCGCGCCAAAGGCCTGCTCCAGGCTTTCCGTCCGCGGCGCCGGGGCCTCCGGCACGCTTTGCACCTCGGACCCCATGGCGCTGCGGAAGGTCTCCATGGAGAGAACGCCTCCTTTATGCCGCAGGACCGCTTCGGAGACGAGCGCCTCCATCTCGCGCACGTTCCCCGGGAAACGGTAGAGGGCCAGCATGACGGCGAGCTCGGGGGGGGGAGTAGGCTTCTTCTTATCCAGTTGAGTCGCGGCCTTCTCGAGGAAGTGGTCGAGCAAAAGCGGGACATCGTCCAGCCTTTCGCGCAGGGGGGGGAGGTGTACCCGGTGCGCGCATAGTCTGTAGTAGAGGTCGTTTCTGAACTTTCCCTGTTTGATGAGTTCCTGCAGGTCCCGGTTCGTCGCCATGACGATGCGGGCGTCGCTCTTCTTTACGAAGTCGGAGCCGACCGGGTAGTACTCCTGCTCCTGTAAAAGGCGAAGGAGCTTGATCTGCGACATCTCGCCCAGATCTCCGATCTCGTCGAGAAAGAGCGTCCCGCCTGACGCGCGGGTGATGAGCCCGTCACGCGCCACGTCGGCACCGGTGAAGGCTCCCTTTACGTGGCCGAAAAGGGTATCGGAAAACATGTTGTCGTCCAGCCCCGCGACGTTCAGAGGAACGAAGGGACCTGTGCGCCCGCTCAGGTCGTGGATGGCGCGGGCGGCGAGCTCCTTCCCCGTGCCGGTCTCGCCGGTGATGGTGACAGGCTGCCTGGTCCCGGCGACCACCTCGATGTACTGGAAGACGGCGCGCATCGCCTTGTTCGATGAGACGATGCTGGAAAAGGCCTCCGGGTGGTCCAGGCGGTCGGTGAACATGTACTGTTTCAAGGTGGAAAGCTCGCTGGAGAGGCTTTTCAGCTCAAGCGCCTTTCCAACCGAGGTGAGCAGGCGCTTCACGTCGATCGGCTTCACCATGTAATCGAAGGCGCCCCCCTTCATGCAGCTCACCACCGTCTCCACCTCATTGCTGGCGGTGGAGACGATCACCTTGATCTGCGGGTACCGGTTTACGATCTGCGGCAGCAGGTCGAGGCCGGATAGGTTGGGCATGTGCAGGTCGAGTACGATGACATCGACCTCTTCGCGCTCCAGAAGCGGCAGCACAAGGCGACTGTCGCTTTCGGTGAGGATGTCGCCGAAACCGCTGTTTTTGAGGCAGGAGCGGCAGCCGTCGAGGATGTCCGGTTCGTCGTCCACCAGCAAGATCCGTTGCGTGTTGCGTCTTTTCACAACAGTAAAACCTCCAGCACAATTGACTCGACAAAATTCTTCGGCAGTTCCAGGTGCGGTCTGAGCAAGCGGGAAGCTGCACCCGCCTTTCCGGGGATTTCCTATGAACCGGTTCCGTCCCGCCCAGGTTCGAGGGGGGGCAGGGTGAAGAAGAAACTTGCCCCTTTGTCGACTTCCCCTTCCGCCCACACCCGGCCGCCATGCCGTTGCACGATGCGCTGCACGGTGGCGAGCCCGACGCCGAAACCCTTGAACTCCCGGTCGGAGTGAAGCCGCTGGAAAGGGCTGAATAGCTTGCCGGCGCATTCCATTTTGAACCCGGCGCCGTTGTCGCGCACGACGAAGGCCTCTGTACCGTCCACTTCCGTCTTCAGGAACTCGATGCGCGCCTCATCTTTTTGAGACGAGTACTTGCATGCGTTGGAGATGAGATTTTGCAGCACCACCTTCAGGAGGTCAGGGTCGCCGTAAGCGGTCAGGTCCGGTGCGATGGAGAAGAAAAAACGTCGGCCCGGCTCGGCCAGTTGCTGAGTCGCGGTGATGAGGAGCGCCATCTCGCTCAGGTCGACCGGCTGCTTCGAGAGCTCGGAGCGCGATACGCGCGAGAACTCAAGCAGGGTGCGGATCAGCTGGTTCATGTTCACCGTCTCGTTATAGATGATGTCGATGAACTCCTTGCACCCCGGCTCGAGCTTCTCACCGTAAATTTCCAGGATCACCTGGCAGTAGCCGTTGATGTTGGTGAGCGGGGCGCGCAGGTCGTGTGAGACCGTGTAGCTGAAGCCTTCGAGGTCTCGGTTGGCGATCTCCAGCTCTTGGGCCCGAGCGGAGAGTGAGTCGTTCAGCAGCCTGATCTCGCGCTCGTTTTGCACCCGTTCAGTGATGTCCTCCAGTACCGCCACGAAATTGCTGAGGGCGCCGGCTTCGTCGAAAACGGGAGATATGGAGGCGGCCTCGTAGAAAGGGGCGCCGTTCTTGCGCTCTCCGGTCAGCTCCCCGTGCCACTGGTTCCCGGCGGCGACCGAGGACCAGATGGCATCCCCACCTTGCAGAATGGTGGCGAGGTGGCGTCCCTTGACCTCCGACTCCTGGC from Geomonas ferrireducens includes these protein-coding regions:
- a CDS encoding fatty acid--CoA ligase; protein product: MSELLIPRTPSAYDYPLLIKNMLLYPVVDNPEQEIVYRDLYRGSYRDLRDRVRRAAGMLTELGVRPGQTVAVMDWDSHRYLELFFAVPMIGAVLHTINVRLSAEQILYTIDHAEDDVLLVNAEFLPILEQIRGRIDNVRTYVLIRDDAEQHDGTVPFAGEYEELIAKAAPISEFPNLDENTRATTFYTTGTTGMPKGVYFSHRQLVLHTFGLLATLGSITAHGGLHRDDVYMPITPMFHVHAWGLPYVATMLGLKQVYPGRYLPETLLELKEKEGVTFSHCVPTILHMMLKHPHAERMDLRGWKLIIGGAAMSRNLCVEALKAGIDVFTGYGMSETCPILTISQLTPAMLELSHPEQADIRCKTGLTLPLVDLRVVDNDLKELPRDGVSAGNVVVRSPWLSQGYLKDHKASERLWTGGYLHTGDVAVRDELGYLRITDRSKDVIKVAGEWVSSLELEDIITHHPLVAEVAVIGKADEKWGERPLALVVPKPSTNLTEKDIAHHVRAYADKGVVSKQVVLVKVKLVESIDKTSVGKINKVALREKYLS
- a CDS encoding 3'-5' exonuclease; the encoded protein is MAKTPQKKRVVEMNPLEIEIAIASLHSTGDYQVLRRLNLARDARLGRPGPEHARVALCLDTETTGLDFRRDRIIELGVVAFEYDAETGEIYRITDRYSGFEDPGFPIPPEVQEITGISDDMVRGQAFDDAFMNALAAKADLVIAHNAAFDRKFVESRYPAYAKLPWACTVSQIDWGSERLSSRTLEFLLFKTGSLTINAHRALDDAEGVLGLLLERLPVTGASIFMTLLKRAHEITSRIFAVSAPFDKKDVLKERGYRWSDGSQGGNKAWWRDVPADEEHEELAYLAREIYPRGNTSAVQVVRCDALARFSIRE
- the lhgO gene encoding L-2-hydroxyglutarate oxidase codes for the protein MSFDKADILIVGAGIIGLTIARELVRTGHGDIVIIEKEAELGVHASGRNSGVLHAGIYYSPDSMKAKSCLNGNFLMRAYCKEKGLPLLENGKVIVTRTPAELPVLDELFRRATANGAKVEMIDERQLAAIEPNARTVERALFSHYTAVVDPKAVLKSLRKDLEESGRVTFVMGCRLTGIKGSGIAVTSRGEIRFNRFVNAAGAFCDKVADFFGVGQQYRLIPFKGVYRLLKKDAPYTVNSSIYPVPDIRNPFLGVHFTRSVHGDVYLGPTAIPAFGRENYGILAGIDSEAISIAWEDLILFMTNKPFRNVALSEPAKYLPSVFFKDAARLVKELKPEDVVPASKVGIRPQLVDWEKKELVMDFLVVAEGEGVHVLNPISPAFTSSMDLAQGIVTQYF
- a CDS encoding sigma-54-dependent transcriptional regulator produces the protein MKRRNTQRILLVDDEPDILDGCRSCLKNSGFGDILTESDSRLVLPLLEREEVDVIVLDLHMPNLSGLDLLPQIVNRYPQIKVIVSTASNEVETVVSCMKGGAFDYMVKPIDVKRLLTSVGKALELKSLSSELSTLKQYMFTDRLDHPEAFSSIVSSNKAMRAVFQYIEVVAGTRQPVTITGETGTGKELAARAIHDLSGRTGPFVPLNVAGLDDNMFSDTLFGHVKGAFTGADVARDGLITRASGGTLFLDEIGDLGEMSQIKLLRLLQEQEYYPVGSDFVKKSDARIVMATNRDLQELIKQGKFRNDLYYRLCAHRVHLPPLRERLDDVPLLLDHFLEKAATQLDKKKPTPPPELAVMLALYRFPGNVREMEALVSEAVLRHKGGVLSMETFRSAMGSEVQSVPEAPAPRTESLEQAFGAVFGRFPTIAEVEEQMIAEAMRMAKGNQGMAANILGVARQTLNKRLKSQSA
- a CDS encoding sensor histidine kinase gives rise to the protein MSTKPGAGFTLLYVEDEEVTRETVLGLLARRFPGLTVRGAENGAKGLELFGRISPDLVVTDIKMPAMSGIEMSRQLLELKPSLPVIITSAHSDMEYLIEAIELGVSRYVLKPIESAKLFAAIEACLGTLTIERELAAQQAFVRKLSRAVQQSPSSIVITDPRGFIEYVNPKFVELTERQESEVKGRHLATILQGGDAIWSSVAAGNQWHGELTGERKNGAPFYEAASISPVFDEAGALSNFVAVLEDITERVQNEREIRLLNDSLSARAQELEIANRDLEGFSYTVSHDLRAPLTNINGYCQVILEIYGEKLEPGCKEFIDIIYNETVNMNQLIRTLLEFSRVSRSELSKQPVDLSEMALLITATQQLAEPGRRFFFSIAPDLTAYGDPDLLKVVLQNLISNACKYSSQKDEARIEFLKTEVDGTEAFVVRDNGAGFKMECAGKLFSPFQRLHSDREFKGFGVGLATVQRIVQRHGGRVWAEGEVDKGASFFFTLPPLEPGRDGTGS